The following DNA comes from Lentibacillus sp. Marseille-P4043.
AGCTTTTTCAGGAAACTGAAGCTAGTTATTGCTGAAGTTAGCCAAAGGACCATCAAAATCTAATTACGATGATTGATAAGTGACTTCCTCACGTTTTAAAAACCAGCCCCCTTCCACCGTTAATATTAATGGAAGGGGGCTTTTATTAGATCATATTCTTGATTTCCGCATCTTCTTTTAGTTCGTTAACTTTTGCTTGTACTTTTTCATTTTCCTTTTGGGTAGTTAATTGGCTTTTGATTTGATCTTTTACCTTTTTAAGTTCTGGGACGTCTTCACTTTGCTCTTTCAACTTATCATAATAGCTCTTTATTTCCTCTTCGGTTACTTCAGTTCCTGTGATTTCCTGATCAATATACTCCCTCAACGTGAGCTCAAATGCCAATTGATCCTTATAAGACTCCTCGGTAAGATTATATTGTTCCAATACTTGAGAAAACTTATCTTTGCCCGCTGATTTCATTTTGTCTAATTCGGATTCAACCTCTTCATCCGAAACGGTAATGCCCTGCTTGTTCGCATCCTGTTTCAGTAGCTCCTGCTGAACGAGAACATTCATTGCCTGCTCTTTTAATTTATCTTGATCACTAACATCTTCCCCATATTGATTCATTAACGTTTTTGTCTGTGCGTAAACGTCATTGTATTGATCACCTTTTACATCCGTACCATTTATTTGAACGACAACATCATCATTATTTACCTTTTCCTTATCCGTTATCTTAACCTTCTGATTAGCTTGTTCCTCCGTATTTGTTTCATTATCATTTTTCTTTGCTGAATCGGTATCATCACCACAGGCAGCTAATACTGTTACTATACATAATGCTATCGCAAGCATAATAAATTTCTTCATATATGTTTTTCCTCATTTCCTTCGTTTGTCCCTTCATTCAAACACAACCATTGTACAAATAGCAAGTCATAGTGAACCGCTTCTATCAATGGATTACTGTCATAGCAACGCTTAACACCATAGTTAACAATTACATGACACGTTTTCCATAATTATTCCGTAGTATTATTTGAAGAAAAGAGACAACCTTATGGCTGCCTCTTTGGTAAATATTACTGTAAACTATCCGCTATTTCATTAACCATTTCTTGAACAGAGACAAGTCCGCCGCCAGAAAGGTACCAGTAATTCGGATCTAAGTATACGATATTGTCGTTTTTATATGCATTTGTTTTTTTAACTAGTTTATTTTCAACAACTTGTTTAGCAGAAGATTCTCCACCAACAACTGCTCCACGGTCGATCACATACAAAATATCCGGATTTTGTTCAACGACATATTCAAACGAGACATTCATTCCATGAGTCGACACTTCGATCCCTTCATCAACTGCTGGAAGACCGAACACATCATGAATTATCCCAAATCTTGAATTCGGACCGTATGCGCTGATTTTATCATCGTTTGCCAGAATGATTAATCCACTTTTATCACTTGATTCAGCTTTTTCCTTTACATCAGCTATTGATTGCTCAAGTTCATCTAACGCTTTATTAATTTCATCTTCTTTATCAAAAATTTCACCAATCGTTGCTAGATTACTTTTAAATGATTCCATATATTTCGTTGTGTCTACACCAAGATAAATAGTCGGTGCTATTTCTTGCAATTGATCATATAAGGACGATTGTCTGCCGGAAATAATGATCAAGTCCGGATTGATTTGTGCAAGCTTTTCAAAGTCCGGTTCCTTCAGACTACCAACATTTTCGTAATCATCACTTTCAAATTTTTCAAGGTATGTCGGCATATTCCCCTGTGGTACACCGGTTACCTCAACATCTAATTTATCCAGTGTATCTAAAGTTCCATAATCAAACACGACTACCTTCTCAGGATTTTTGGGTACTTCTGTTTCGCCCAACTCATGTGTTACATTAATTTTCTCCTGTTTTTCAGTGTTGCCATCACCATTACTGCTTTCATCTGATTCTGATGTTCCACACGCTGTAGCAAAAACTGCTAAAGCACTAACAATAATAAATACAATAAATTTCTTCATATAATTAAACCCTCTCATGTTAATTTTTTGTTATTCTTTAATAGCAAAAGTTATGTTATGCAAAATACACACAAATCCGATTATCATTGATATTTTTAATATTAATATCCATATCATAAATATCTTTCAGTACACATTCATCAATCACATCACAGGTTGGGCCTTGTTTTACAATTTTTCCATCTTTAAGTGCAACGATCTGATCAGAGTAGCACGAAGCAAAGTTGATATCATGAATGACAATTAAAATCGTTTTTCCAAGCTCGTTTACAAGGCGCCGTAATGTTTTCATAATCTGAACTGAATGTCGCATATCCAAGTTGTTTAATGGTTCATCAAGTAAAATATATTCTGTATCTTGGGCGATAACCATCGCGATATGTGCGCGTTGTCGTTGTCCCCCACTAAGCTCATCTAAGTATTTATCCTGTATTTCTCGTAGCTCCATATAATCAATTGCTTCATCCACTTTCTCCCAATCTTCTTGCTTAAGCCTCCCTTGTGAGTATGGGAATCGTCCGAATGAAACAAGTTCCCTTATTGTTAAGCGAAGATTGATCGCATTGGATTGTTTTAGAATTGAGATTTTCTTAGCTAATTCATTGTTTTTTGCTTTCGTAATATCTTCCCCATCAATCGTAATTTCGCCGTCATCCTTTGTAATTAACCGGCTAATCATCGAGATCAATGTACTCTTTCCAGCACCATTTGGACCAATAAATGAAGTGATTGTTCCTTTTTCAATATTCACAGAAACATCATCAATTACTTTTTTATGGTTATATTTTTTAAAAACACCTTTAATATTTACCATGATTTATTCTCCTTTAACAAAAGATATATGAAGTAAATACCACCAATGAAGTTGATAATGACACTTGTTGTCGTTTGAAACGTAAATACTTCTTCGACAATAAATTGACCACCTAATAATGCAATTATACTTATTAGGATTGAACCAATAATCAAGTAAAAATGCCGATACGTTTTTAAAAATTCATATGACACGTTGACAACTAGTAAACCCAAAAAGGTAATTGGCCCAATTAAGGCTGTTGCGACGGAAATTAAAACAGCCACAATGATAAGTAAGCGTTTAACAACATAATCATATGGAACACCTAAATTGATTGCCTCATCTTTCCCTAATGCCAGCACATCTAAATATTTATAAAATCGTATGAAATAAATGGTTACAAGTACAATTAGCGCCAATGATAAATAAACGAGATTTTCATTTACGTTGTTAACGCTAGCAAACATTCGATCCCTAGCAACCATGAATTCATTTGGATCGATTAACACTTGCATAAAGTCTGTGAAACTTCCAAAAAATGTACCTAAGATCATCCCAACTAACAATAGGAAGTAAATATTGTTCTTCTCTCCTCTAAACAAGAAGCGATAAAGAACTAGTGAAAACAGTACCATAATCCCAATCGAAACAAAATAATTGATATTGCTACTCATCATCACGAGTGATTTCGAACCAAACATAAAGATGATAAACGTTTGAATTAATAAATAGAGTGAATCAAGCCCTAATATACTTGGCGTTAAAATCCTGTTATTCGTAATGGTCATAAACACGGTTGTTGAGAATGCAATGGCTGATCCTGTTAAAATAATGGCAACTACTTTGATAATACGTCGTGGTAGGATATAGCCAATATTCCCTCTTAAGTCATACACAATATAAAGAACTGCCAGAGCCGCTGCGATTACTGCCAGGATAATTGTCTTTTTCTTATAGCCCATATTTCTTTCTCCTTAACAGTAAATAAATAAATATACCACTTCCGATAACCCCAACCGTTAAGCTAATCGGAATTTCATACGGATAAATAATTACGCGACCAATACAATCGCAAAATAGTACGAAAATAGCTCCTAGCAATGCTGTATGTAATAGGCTTTTTTTCAAATGGTCACCCTGGTAAATCGTAACAATATTCGGGATGATCAATCCTAGAAACGGAATAACCCCAACCGATAAGACGACAGATGCTGTAACTAAAGCGACGATAATCAATCCAATGTTAACGACCTGTCGATAATTTAATCCTAAGTTTTTGGAAAAATCCTCTCCCATTCCCGCTATGGTAAATTTGTTTGCAAACAGATAAGCAATAATTAAGATTGGGATACTGACAAACATTAACTCATAATTGCCACTCATGATCATCGAAAAATCACCTTGCATCCATGAGGACATATTTTGAATGAGATCATTCTTGTAAGCAAAGAATGTTGCCAGCGAACTAATGATATTCCCAAACATCAAACCAACTAGTGGAATAAAAATGGCATCCTTGAATTTAATTTTCTCCAGTATTTTCATAAAGATGAATGTACCAATCAAGGCGAATGCAAATGATACAAGCATTTTTTGCATTGGACTGGCAGTAGTGAACACCATTAAAGCAACTAGGATACCAAGTCTTGCTGAATCAAGCGTTCCAGCGGTTGTCGGTGAAACAAATTTATTTCGACTAAGCTGCTGCATGATCAACCCACAGATGCTCATGCTCATCCCGGCAATCAAAATACTGACTAATCTCGGTAAACGGCTAATCATTAAAATTTCGACCTGTTCCTCAGATAAGCTAAAAATATCCCATGGTGTTACTTCGGATACTCCGATGAACACCGAGCAGAATGACAAGCCGATTACCGCTATAACCAAATAACGAATTTTCATATAAATATCCTTCACTGTAATTTAGAATTGTTATTACCTTTAAACCGATCTAATTAATAATGATATTCATTATCAATTAGATTCTATATTTGATTATAACAGAATAACTAAACACGTCAATGGATTTTTTGTAACAAATATCACATTTTTGTGAAATGGAAGGCTTCTTAAGCTGATTAGACATAAACAGTTGGATAGGAGTTATTTCTTCAATTCTTATGGGGAATCTCTAGATAACCTTTTCCGTCCATAAAAAAAGCTAACCCCTTGAAAGGATTGAATCCTTTCAAGGGGTTAGCTTTTCGTAAAGATGCTTAGTCCCTTTTCTCTACCTCACAGCCTTCATCCGTGCAATACGTTGTCTCAGATTTTTTTGGATTTAATGATTGCAAAGTAGGCTTTTCACTTTCTTCTTCCCAAACCTTATCCAATACCTCTGTAAAAACGTCTGTTGGCTGTGCACCTGATACAGCATATTTTTCATTAAAAACAAAGAATGGGACACCTTGTACTCCAATTTGCTTTGCCTCTTCCTCATCTGCACGTACCTTTGCTAAATAATCATCTGATTGAAGTAAAGTATTGATAGCATCCGGATCTAACCCAATTTCACCAGCAAGTTCTTTTAATGTCTCCGGATCTCCGATATGCTTCGAATCCGTAAAATATGCTTTTAAAAGGCGTTCTGTCATTTCTTTTCCTTTCCCTTTTCTCTCAGCAAATTTAGCAACACGGTGAGCATCTAGTGTATTGGTATGCTGCATTGTATCAAAGTTATATATCAAGCCAAGTTCAGCTGCTTGCCTTGCCATGTTATCATTCATACTTTTCACTTTTTCTACTGTTGAACCAAATTTTTTAGCCATTAATTCATGGATTGTTTTACCAGGGTTTTTTTCCGCATTTGGATCAAGCTCATAACTTTTATATTCAATTGTAACATCATCTTTATGCGAGAACTGTTCTAAAGCATTTTCCAACCTGCGCTTTCCCATATAGCAAAAAGGGCACACAAAATCGGACCATATTTCAATTTTCATGTTGAAACACCTCATTTCACTAGATATTGTAGCACAAGAAAACTTTTATTTAATAATATTGTGCTTACAATTAACTAGAAAAAGGCTATTTAATGCAACTTCCCGTCAGTATAACGCCCATAGTCTGGAACTGCAATCTGTTCAAAATTCTCCACAAGGTTTTGCAATCCCTTTGTTAAAGCTTCTCCTTCCATATAATGGCCATGCCCGGTAACAGCCAACTCCGGTTTTAAATCGGCTAGCTTTTTTACTGACTCCCACGCAGCATGCCAATCGGTCGTTAAATATCTTGGCGGACCATTCACTTGCTCTGTTTGCATTAACACACTATAAAAGGAATCTTGCCGAACTGTTATAAAGGCATCCCCAGCCAATAACGTACGATCTTTTTCTCGAAACAGTGATACATGTCCTGGCGCATGCCCTGGTGTGTGGATCCATTTCCAGTCATCCAATCCTGGAATCGTGTTATTTGAAGGCAATGGTTTTACAGCCTTTCCTACATTAATCGGTTCATTCGGATAGATTGATGAAATCTTGGCAAGCAGTCCACCTTCTACAGTTGGATCTGGCTCGGGGTAACTTTTTTCTCCCGTTAAATAAGGAAGTTCCTGTTCGTGTGCATAAACGGGAACTTCTCCCCATTCATTTATCAGATCAATTAACCCTCCTACATGATCAAAATGCCCATGTGTTAACACGACTGCCTCGGGTTTACTACCTTTCCCGAATCGATTATTAATCACAGATAAAATTTCCGGAGCAGCTTTTGGCAAGCCCGCATCTACTAAAATCCACTTCCCATCCTCCGGCAAGCCAATAAAACTAACATTCACAATCTGATCCGTATAATAATAAACATCATTGCTAACTTCCTGTCCCGTTCCACTTGTTATTGATGTCATAGGAATTGGTTTTGTGTCTTTGCTTTCATGCATATGATTATCCATCGCTATCCCTCCATTTTTTATTAGTATTAGAAGGATAATTGGAAAATATACGCAAAAAGCCGACGTAAACGATTCGTTTAAGTCAGCTTTGCAAATTTTTTTAATAAAATGTGTTTCTTGTATCATACCTCGCACATGTGAACCGTTAAATTCCTTCCCCTTTAATTTTAGCTATTTTCATCTAACAAGGATTTTCCCATAATACTAACTTGATTGGTATTCTTCAATTCATGAATTGATTGAACACCAATGCCAAACATCACCATTTTCAATTCAAACTCAATTTGTTCCATTGCCTGCACTACTTTTTCTTTCGATTCTGTTGCCCCTTGTAGTAATTGTCTAGCGAAGCCAACCATATCTGCTCCGATCGTCATTGCTTTGGCAGCATCAACACCTGTTTTCATGCCACCACTTGCGACAATTGGAATGTCAGGTAATTTACTTTTAACCGAAACAATACAATCTTTGGTCGGATTTCCCCAACTATTGAAAGCCTCCGCGGCAGCTTTTCGCAATGGATCTTTAGAACGTAGCTTTTCAACCTGACTCCATGATGTTCCACCAGCACCGGCAACATCGACGTAAGAAACACCTGCATTATATAGTTTTTCAGCAACAGTTCCATCAATTCCAAAGCCCACTTCTTTTACCCCAACGGGAACATCTAATGATTTACAAACTTCTTCGATCTTCGGAAGTAAGTCTTTAAAATTCAAATCCCCTTCATCTTGAACTACTTCTTGTAGGCTATTTAGATGCAAATAGATTGAATCGGCCTCGGTTAATTCAACCAGGCGTTGACACTCTTCTACACCATAGCCATAATTTAATTGCACTGCTCCAATATTGGCGATTAACGGAACAGTTGGTGCATGTTTACGAATTAAGAAAGATTCCTTATGTGCATCACTCTCGAGAAGTGCACGGGTTGAACCTAACGCTATTGCCCAACCTCTTTCTTCAGCAGCCACAGCTAAATTGGTATTAATTTTTTCTGCAAGCTC
Coding sequences within:
- a CDS encoding SurA N-terminal domain-containing protein; the protein is MKKFIMLAIALCIVTVLAACGDDTDSAKKNDNETNTEEQANQKVKITDKEKVNNDDVVVQINGTDVKGDQYNDVYAQTKTLMNQYGEDVSDQDKLKEQAMNVLVQQELLKQDANKQGITVSDEEVESELDKMKSAGKDKFSQVLEQYNLTEESYKDQLAFELTLREYIDQEITGTEVTEEEIKSYYDKLKEQSEDVPELKKVKDQIKSQLTTQKENEKVQAKVNELKEDAEIKNMI
- a CDS encoding siderophore ABC transporter substrate-binding protein, which gives rise to MKKFIVFIIVSALAVFATACGTSESDESSNGDGNTEKQEKINVTHELGETEVPKNPEKVVVFDYGTLDTLDKLDVEVTGVPQGNMPTYLEKFESDDYENVGSLKEPDFEKLAQINPDLIIISGRQSSLYDQLQEIAPTIYLGVDTTKYMESFKSNLATIGEIFDKEDEINKALDELEQSIADVKEKAESSDKSGLIILANDDKISAYGPNSRFGIIHDVFGLPAVDEGIEVSTHGMNVSFEYVVEQNPDILYVIDRGAVVGGESSAKQVVENKLVKKTNAYKNDNIVYLDPNYWYLSGGGLVSVQEMVNEIADSLQ
- a CDS encoding iron ABC transporter ATP-binding protein; translated protein: MVNIKGVFKKYNHKKVIDDVSVNIEKGTITSFIGPNGAGKSTLISMISRLITKDDGEITIDGEDITKAKNNELAKKISILKQSNAINLRLTIRELVSFGRFPYSQGRLKQEDWEKVDEAIDYMELREIQDKYLDELSGGQRQRAHIAMVIAQDTEYILLDEPLNNLDMRHSVQIMKTLRRLVNELGKTILIVIHDINFASCYSDQIVALKDGKIVKQGPTCDVIDECVLKDIYDMDINIKNINDNRICVYFA
- a CDS encoding iron chelate uptake ABC transporter family permease subunit — encoded protein: MGYKKKTIILAVIAAALAVLYIVYDLRGNIGYILPRRIIKVVAIILTGSAIAFSTTVFMTITNNRILTPSILGLDSLYLLIQTFIIFMFGSKSLVMMSSNINYFVSIGIMVLFSLVLYRFLFRGEKNNIYFLLLVGMILGTFFGSFTDFMQVLIDPNEFMVARDRMFASVNNVNENLVYLSLALIVLVTIYFIRFYKYLDVLALGKDEAINLGVPYDYVVKRLLIIVAVLISVATALIGPITFLGLLVVNVSYEFLKTYRHFYLIIGSILISIIALLGGQFIVEEVFTFQTTTSVIINFIGGIYFIYLLLKENKSW
- a CDS encoding ABC transporter permease — encoded protein: MKIRYLVIAVIGLSFCSVFIGVSEVTPWDIFSLSEEQVEILMISRLPRLVSILIAGMSMSICGLIMQQLSRNKFVSPTTAGTLDSARLGILVALMVFTTASPMQKMLVSFAFALIGTFIFMKILEKIKFKDAIFIPLVGLMFGNIISSLATFFAYKNDLIQNMSSWMQGDFSMIMSGNYELMFVSIPILIIAYLFANKFTIAGMGEDFSKNLGLNYRQVVNIGLIIVALVTASVVLSVGVIPFLGLIIPNIVTIYQGDHLKKSLLHTALLGAIFVLFCDCIGRVIIYPYEIPISLTVGVIGSGIFIYLLLRRKKYGL
- a CDS encoding DsbA family oxidoreductase is translated as MKIEIWSDFVCPFCYMGKRRLENALEQFSHKDDVTIEYKSYELDPNAEKNPGKTIHELMAKKFGSTVEKVKSMNDNMARQAAELGLIYNFDTMQHTNTLDAHRVAKFAERKGKGKEMTERLLKAYFTDSKHIGDPETLKELAGEIGLDPDAINTLLQSDDYLAKVRADEEEAKQIGVQGVPFFVFNEKYAVSGAQPTDVFTEVLDKVWEEESEKPTLQSLNPKKSETTYCTDEGCEVEKRD
- a CDS encoding MBL fold metallo-hydrolase, with product MDNHMHESKDTKPIPMTSITSGTGQEVSNDVYYYTDQIVNVSFIGLPEDGKWILVDAGLPKAAPEILSVINNRFGKGSKPEAVVLTHGHFDHVGGLIDLINEWGEVPVYAHEQELPYLTGEKSYPEPDPTVEGGLLAKISSIYPNEPINVGKAVKPLPSNNTIPGLDDWKWIHTPGHAPGHVSLFREKDRTLLAGDAFITVRQDSFYSVLMQTEQVNGPPRYLTTDWHAAWESVKKLADLKPELAVTGHGHYMEGEALTKGLQNLVENFEQIAVPDYGRYTDGKLH
- the fni gene encoding type 2 isopentenyl-diphosphate Delta-isomerase, with protein sequence MDIGINKRKTEHIRLCLTENVEGINKTTGLEGISFIHNALPEINFTDIQLGSTFLHKKVKAPLLVSSMTGGSELAEKINTNLAVAAEERGWAIALGSTRALLESDAHKESFLIRKHAPTVPLIANIGAVQLNYGYGVEECQRLVELTEADSIYLHLNSLQEVVQDEGDLNFKDLLPKIEEVCKSLDVPVGVKEVGFGIDGTVAEKLYNAGVSYVDVAGAGGTSWSQVEKLRSKDPLRKAAAEAFNSWGNPTKDCIVSVKSKLPDIPIVASGGMKTGVDAAKAMTIGADMVGFARQLLQGATESKEKVVQAMEQIEFELKMVMFGIGVQSIHELKNTNQVSIMGKSLLDENS